A single Sphingopyxis chilensis DNA region contains:
- a CDS encoding TonB-dependent receptor, which yields MNKLRTVRSRILLGTCLSLAAALPAPAFAGDVTGSVTDATDTRALQGAQLRIVELGRVAEANRDGSFRFADVPPGTYTLEARYVGAETRTQTITVPESGNVTAKVILGTDDSILVIGQSANQASALSRQKAADGVESVLTRDAVGQFPDQNVAEALRRLPGVNILNDQGEGRFVSVRGLDPELNATSVNGVRLPAPESDVRSVALDVISSDSIESIEVKKSLTPDMDADTIGASIEIHTTSAFERRKNLLTAKIEGSYNDYSEKLTPKGSIDFAQRVSDNFGVSGGISYYQRKFETDNVEADGWNEDDGQITTEEVNYRDYDVERKRLSANLNLDFRLGSSTKLYARGIYSQFDDQEYRRETSLKLEDAGEVTGDGADLIYSDTDGELQVQRSLKDRFERQRIRSLTLGGETDSDGWHAKYSVSYAKSTERENGSIDPANFEQSFEDNGLLLGLDFADPRRPLYTVGGDAGAIADFSDPDAYELDSIQVTDLSDSRDKEWGAKLDLAREFAMSNGTFTVQAGAKGRWRDKSYNLETQYWEMDGLTLADFVGTQTYRLTDISPVPDKKSVRAFFNANRDGFELNELDSLFDSSVEDYSVSEDVAAGYLLGRWDSDTLRVIGGVRYEHTKNDIRANTVTLIEEGGELPDGSEADDDTVISVPNQFKRSYGDWLPSLTIRWEPQQNLVLRAATSKSLVRPKLSKLAPRFTIEQNDDNEREGEFGNPDLKPYESWNFDAGVEYYLPNNGALSAGVFYKNIKNFIVDTNLEDAGEYNGIAFDEATIPINGDSAEIWGVELSYTQALRFLPSPLDGFLVNANYTYTDATGTVPTDGDITDLRKINLPAASKHTFNAALGYEKGPLSLRLAGTYRSKYLDELGDTAAEDRIIDNHFQLDLSAKYDVTKQVQVFYEWVNINNAKYYAYNNVGARQNLLQFEQYKWTMKFGARVKF from the coding sequence ATGAACAAGCTTCGCACCGTCCGTTCGCGCATCCTGCTCGGCACCTGCCTCTCGCTCGCAGCCGCCCTGCCCGCGCCCGCCTTCGCCGGCGACGTCACCGGCAGCGTGACCGACGCGACCGACACCCGGGCGCTGCAGGGCGCGCAGCTGCGCATCGTCGAGTTGGGCCGCGTCGCCGAAGCCAACCGCGACGGCAGCTTCCGCTTCGCCGACGTTCCGCCCGGCACCTATACCCTCGAAGCGCGCTATGTCGGTGCCGAGACGCGCACGCAGACGATCACCGTTCCCGAAAGCGGCAATGTGACCGCAAAGGTCATTCTCGGCACCGACGACAGCATCCTCGTCATCGGCCAGTCGGCGAACCAGGCGAGCGCGCTGTCGCGGCAGAAGGCCGCCGACGGCGTCGAAAGCGTGCTGACCCGCGACGCGGTCGGCCAGTTCCCCGACCAGAATGTCGCCGAAGCACTGCGCCGCCTGCCCGGCGTCAACATCCTGAACGATCAGGGCGAAGGCCGCTTCGTCTCGGTGCGCGGTCTTGACCCCGAACTCAACGCCACCTCGGTCAACGGCGTGCGCCTGCCCGCCCCCGAAAGCGACGTCCGCTCGGTCGCGCTCGATGTGATTAGCAGCGACAGCATCGAATCGATCGAGGTCAAGAAATCGCTGACCCCCGACATGGACGCCGACACGATCGGCGCCTCGATCGAGATCCACACGACGAGCGCGTTCGAACGCCGCAAGAATTTGCTGACCGCGAAGATCGAGGGCAGCTATAACGACTATTCGGAAAAGCTGACGCCGAAAGGCAGCATCGATTTCGCGCAGCGCGTATCGGACAATTTCGGCGTGTCGGGCGGCATTTCCTATTATCAGCGCAAGTTCGAAACCGACAATGTCGAAGCCGACGGCTGGAACGAGGACGACGGCCAGATCACGACCGAAGAGGTCAATTATCGCGACTATGACGTCGAACGGAAGCGTCTCTCGGCGAACCTCAACCTCGACTTCCGCCTGGGTTCGTCGACCAAGCTCTATGCGCGCGGCATCTACAGCCAGTTCGACGACCAGGAATATCGCCGCGAAACGAGCCTCAAGCTCGAGGACGCGGGCGAGGTGACCGGCGACGGCGCCGACCTGATCTACAGCGACACCGACGGCGAGCTCCAGGTCCAGCGTTCATTGAAGGACCGCTTCGAGCGTCAACGCATCCGCAGCCTCACGCTGGGCGGCGAGACCGACAGCGACGGCTGGCATGCGAAATATTCGGTCAGCTATGCCAAGTCGACCGAGCGCGAGAACGGGTCGATCGACCCCGCCAACTTCGAACAGAGCTTTGAAGACAATGGCCTGCTGCTCGGGCTCGATTTCGCCGACCCGCGCCGGCCGCTCTACACGGTCGGCGGCGATGCCGGCGCGATCGCCGACTTCTCCGACCCCGATGCCTATGAACTCGACAGCATCCAGGTCACCGACCTGTCGGACTCGCGCGACAAGGAATGGGGCGCAAAGCTCGACCTCGCCCGCGAATTTGCGATGAGCAATGGCACCTTCACCGTCCAGGCCGGCGCCAAGGGCCGCTGGCGCGACAAGAGCTACAACCTCGAAACGCAATATTGGGAGATGGACGGGCTGACACTCGCCGACTTCGTTGGCACCCAGACCTATCGCCTCACCGACATTTCGCCCGTTCCCGACAAAAAGAGCGTGCGCGCCTTCTTCAACGCCAACCGCGACGGTTTTGAACTCAACGAACTCGATTCGCTGTTCGATTCGAGCGTCGAGGATTATTCGGTGAGCGAGGATGTGGCCGCGGGCTATTTGCTCGGCCGCTGGGACAGCGACACGCTGCGCGTCATCGGCGGCGTGCGGTACGAGCACACCAAGAACGATATTCGCGCGAATACGGTGACGCTGATCGAGGAAGGCGGCGAACTGCCCGACGGATCGGAAGCCGATGACGACACCGTCATCAGCGTGCCGAACCAGTTCAAGCGCAGCTATGGCGACTGGCTGCCGAGCCTGACGATCCGCTGGGAGCCGCAACAAAATCTCGTCCTGCGCGCCGCAACCTCGAAAAGCCTCGTCCGCCCGAAACTGTCAAAGCTCGCGCCGCGCTTCACGATCGAGCAGAATGACGACAACGAGCGCGAGGGCGAGTTCGGCAACCCCGATCTCAAGCCCTATGAATCGTGGAATTTCGACGCCGGGGTCGAATATTATCTGCCGAACAACGGCGCACTGTCGGCGGGTGTCTTCTACAAGAACATCAAGAATTTCATCGTCGATACCAATCTGGAGGATGCGGGCGAATATAATGGCATTGCATTCGACGAGGCGACGATCCCGATCAACGGCGACAGCGCCGAAATCTGGGGCGTCGAACTGAGCTATACGCAGGCGCTACGCTTCCTGCCTTCGCCGCTCGACGGCTTCCTCGTCAACGCCAACTATACCTATACCGACGCGACCGGCACCGTGCCGACCGACGGCGACATCACCGACCTGCGCAAGATCAACCTGCCAGCCGCGTCGAAACACACCTTCAACGCGGCGCTGGGTTATGAAAAAGGCCCCCTGTCGTTGCGTCTCGCGGGCACTTATCGCTCGAAATATCTCGACGAGCTGGGCGATACGGCGGCCGAAGACCGCATCATCGACAATCATTTCCAGCTCGACCTGTCGGCCAAATATGATGTCACCAAGCAGGTTCAGGTCTTTTATGAATGGGTGAACATCAACAACGCCAAATATTATGCCTACAACAATGTCGGCGCCCGCCAGAACCTGCTCCAGTTCGAGCAATATAAGTGGACGATGAAATTCGGCGCGCGGGTGAAGTTCTGA
- a CDS encoding phytase produces MIRTTKLLSLAALAASLAGCAASAPAIRGLPPVQVTASGETQPVGTNRADAADDPAIWIDPANPNRALIVATDKKAGLHVYDLAGKDIAFTQAGLVNNVDVAGDIIVASDRNDEMSAALAVFRLDAATPAITALGRAPAGAGEAYGLCLKKSAPGQPITAALIVKDGTVRVGTVGIDGTPTFTVQWEHKIPTQSEGCVFDGDTLYVGEEVGGIWELKPDGKTATARMVASVDNQRLVADVEGLATIDYKGQRYLLASSQGDNAYAVFRLPGVEYVGRFAVAAGAFGATSETDGIEAVAGNFGPAFPDGIFLAQDGDNGALAQNFKLVRWDQIAAALGL; encoded by the coding sequence ATGATCCGGACGACCAAATTGCTCAGCCTCGCGGCGCTCGCCGCGAGCCTTGCCGGTTGCGCTGCGAGCGCGCCAGCGATCCGCGGCCTGCCGCCGGTCCAGGTGACCGCGAGCGGCGAGACGCAGCCGGTCGGTACGAACCGCGCCGACGCCGCCGACGACCCGGCGATCTGGATCGATCCCGCCAACCCGAACCGCGCGTTGATCGTCGCGACAGACAAGAAGGCGGGGCTGCACGTCTATGACCTTGCTGGCAAGGACATTGCCTTCACGCAGGCAGGCCTCGTCAACAATGTCGACGTCGCGGGCGACATCATCGTCGCCAGCGACCGCAACGACGAGATGAGCGCCGCGCTCGCGGTCTTTCGCCTTGATGCCGCAACCCCCGCGATCACCGCTCTCGGCCGCGCGCCTGCAGGGGCGGGCGAAGCCTATGGCCTCTGCCTCAAGAAAAGCGCGCCGGGTCAGCCGATCACCGCGGCGCTGATCGTCAAGGACGGCACGGTGCGCGTCGGCACGGTCGGCATCGACGGCACTCCGACCTTCACGGTCCAATGGGAACACAAGATCCCGACCCAGTCTGAAGGCTGCGTCTTCGACGGCGACACGCTTTATGTCGGCGAGGAAGTCGGCGGCATCTGGGAGCTGAAACCGGACGGCAAGACCGCGACCGCGCGGATGGTCGCGTCGGTCGACAACCAGCGCCTCGTCGCCGACGTCGAAGGGCTCGCAACGATCGACTACAAGGGCCAGCGCTACCTGCTCGCGTCGAGCCAGGGCGACAATGCCTATGCGGTGTTCCGCCTGCCGGGCGTCGAATATGTCGGCCGCTTCGCGGTCGCGGCGGGCGCATTCGGCGCGACGAGCGAAACCGACGGGATCGAAGCGGTCGCGGGCAATTTTGGTCCCGCCTTTCCCGATGGCATCTTCCTCGCGCAGGATGGCGACAACGGCGCGCTGGCGCAGAATTTCAAACTGGTACGCTGGGACCAGATCGCGGCGGCGCTGGGGCTCTAA
- a CDS encoding fibronectin type III domain-containing protein, with translation MRCRIALLPLAAGLALSVTLAAHAEEEGGPIPRSPGLPYAPKNLPDRIVLTPGADPAREMAVAYRTDTAQAESQAQLAVSVDGPTLEEKAQLITGIAMPVGSSYGPSLYHQVRFTGLAPGTVYAYRVKGAAGWSEWHQFRTAAAEAKPFRFLYLGDVQNGILTYASRVIRQAFHAHGDIRLTVHAGDLVSQRDDLDHDDEWGEWNQAGGYNYAIVPQVPATGNHEYVDVVQPDGSEVYKLGPYWPAQFALPANGAAPAKATTYYTDYQGVRFIVLDGTSAINLGTMKAQTDWLDEALASSKANWNVVLFHQPVFTCARPNDTSEIKAAWKPVFEKRKVDLVLQGHDHCYSRLTSEAGREASAKARADGSVQGPVYLVSVTGSKMYRLNDRAGSQPDNIAEATEVYQIVDVEPQRLKFRTYTASGRLYDGFDLERTAAGNRLHEIAEPTIAARTCSGETGPDGGRCVARGK, from the coding sequence ATGCGTTGCCGGATCGCCCTGCTGCCGCTGGCGGCAGGGCTGGCCCTTTCAGTCACGCTCGCCGCGCACGCCGAGGAAGAGGGTGGACCGATCCCGCGTTCGCCGGGCCTTCCCTATGCGCCCAAAAATCTTCCCGACCGCATCGTCCTCACGCCCGGGGCTGACCCGGCGCGCGAGATGGCGGTCGCCTATCGCACCGACACCGCGCAGGCCGAGTCCCAGGCCCAGCTCGCGGTGTCGGTCGATGGGCCGACGCTCGAGGAAAAGGCGCAGCTGATCACCGGTATCGCGATGCCGGTGGGCAGCAGCTATGGCCCGTCGCTCTATCATCAGGTGCGCTTCACGGGCCTCGCGCCCGGCACCGTCTATGCCTACCGCGTCAAGGGCGCGGCGGGCTGGAGCGAATGGCATCAGTTCCGCACCGCGGCCGCCGAAGCGAAGCCCTTTCGCTTCCTCTATCTCGGCGACGTCCAGAACGGCATATTGACCTATGCCAGCCGGGTGATCCGACAGGCGTTCCACGCGCATGGCGACATCCGCCTGACCGTCCATGCCGGCGACCTCGTCAGCCAGCGCGACGATCTCGACCATGACGACGAATGGGGTGAGTGGAACCAGGCGGGCGGCTATAATTACGCGATCGTCCCGCAGGTCCCTGCGACGGGCAATCACGAATATGTCGACGTGGTGCAGCCCGACGGCAGCGAAGTCTACAAGCTCGGCCCCTATTGGCCCGCGCAATTCGCGCTGCCCGCCAACGGCGCCGCGCCAGCGAAGGCGACGACCTATTACACCGATTATCAGGGCGTGCGCTTCATCGTGCTCGACGGGACCTCGGCGATCAACCTCGGAACGATGAAGGCGCAGACCGACTGGCTCGACGAGGCGCTCGCGTCGTCGAAGGCGAACTGGAACGTCGTACTGTTCCACCAGCCGGTCTTCACCTGTGCACGGCCTAACGACACCAGCGAAATCAAGGCGGCGTGGAAGCCGGTGTTCGAAAAGCGCAAGGTCGACCTGGTGCTGCAGGGCCACGACCATTGCTATAGCCGGCTGACATCCGAAGCCGGCCGCGAAGCGAGCGCAAAGGCGCGCGCCGACGGCAGCGTGCAGGGGCCGGTGTATCTCGTGTCGGTGACGGGGTCGAAAATGTACCGGCTCAACGACCGCGCGGGCAGCCAGCCCGACAATATCGCCGAAGCGACCGAGGTGTACCAGATCGTCGATGTCGAGCCGCAGCGATTGAAATTCCGCACTTACACGGCATCGGGCAGGCTTTATGACGGCTTCGATCTGGAACGGACGGCGGCGGGCAATCGGCTTCACGAAATAGCCGAGCCGACGATCGCGGCGCGCACCTGTTCGGGCGAAACCGGCCCCGACGGCGGCCGCTGTGTCGCGCGCGGCAAATAG
- a CDS encoding UrcA family protein translates to MRPGYSFRIRSLPLGWDEMKGSNSMRIFMALPLLLLGAAPAFSQPIVATAPTGEIEVVKVSYADLNLASESGMARLDSRLRAAARSVCDVRPEFETTLREMATSRCFRSALSRGRDASRDIIAARKAGVPMAVASAIMITRR, encoded by the coding sequence ATGCGCCCCGGCTACTCCTTTCGCATCCGCAGCCTCCCCTTGGGCTGGGATGAAATGAAAGGGAGTAATTCGATGCGTATCTTTATGGCTCTGCCCCTGTTGCTGCTCGGCGCAGCACCCGCCTTTTCGCAGCCCATCGTGGCGACCGCGCCGACAGGCGAAATCGAGGTGGTGAAGGTCAGCTATGCCGATCTCAATCTCGCCAGCGAAAGCGGCATGGCGCGTCTGGACAGCCGCCTGCGCGCTGCGGCGCGGTCAGTATGCGACGTCCGGCCCGAATTTGAAACGACCCTGCGGGAAATGGCCACCAGCCGCTGCTTCCGCAGCGCGCTTTCCAGGGGGCGCGATGCCAGCCGGGATATCATCGCCGCGCGGAAAGCCGGCGTGCCGATGGCCGTCGCCAGCGCGATCATGATCACGCGACGCTGA
- the purH gene encoding bifunctional phosphoribosylaminoimidazolecarboxamide formyltransferase/IMP cyclohydrolase yields the protein MTDLIPVRRALLSVSDKAGLAELAAALVKHGVELVSTGGTAKALREAGHIVLDVSDLTGFPEMMDGRVKTLHPTVHGGILAVRDDAAHVASMKEHGIGAIDLVVVNLYPFAATVAKGAARDEIIENIDIGGPAMVRSSAKNHAFVGIVTEPEDYAAVIAEMDANGGATTLALRKRLAATAFAHTATYDGMIASWFAFADQGKLFPDTLPLTAKLATELRYGENPHQQAALYLPAGPASRGIAQAEQVQGKELSYNNINDADAALELVAEFREAEPTCVIVKHANPCGVASAATIAEAYDAALKCDDVSAFGGIIAVNRPLDGPTAEAISSIFTEVVCAPDADADARAVFAKKKNLRLLLTGELPDPARGGLMMKTIAGGWLAQSRDNGRITRADLKVVTDRAPTEEELADALFAWTIAKHVKSNAIVYAKGGSTAGIGAGQMNRRDSARIAAVKAREAAESHGWAQPRTVGSAVASDAFFPFADGLLAAVEAGATCVIQPGGSIRDDEVIAAANEAGLAMIFTGMRHFRH from the coding sequence ATGACCGACCTGATTCCCGTCCGCCGCGCCCTTCTGTCCGTCAGCGACAAGGCGGGGCTCGCCGAGCTTGCCGCCGCGCTCGTCAAACATGGCGTCGAACTCGTGTCGACCGGCGGCACCGCAAAGGCGCTGCGCGAGGCGGGGCATATTGTCCTCGACGTGTCCGACCTCACCGGCTTCCCCGAGATGATGGACGGCCGCGTCAAGACGCTGCACCCGACGGTCCATGGCGGTATCCTGGCGGTGCGCGACGATGCGGCGCATGTCGCCTCGATGAAAGAGCATGGCATCGGCGCCATCGATCTTGTCGTCGTCAACCTCTATCCGTTTGCCGCGACGGTCGCCAAGGGCGCGGCGCGCGACGAGATCATCGAGAATATCGACATCGGCGGCCCGGCGATGGTGCGCTCGTCGGCGAAGAATCATGCCTTCGTCGGCATCGTCACCGAGCCCGAGGATTATGCGGCGGTGATCGCGGAGATGGACGCCAATGGCGGCGCGACCACGCTGGCGTTGCGCAAGCGCCTCGCTGCGACCGCCTTCGCGCACACCGCGACCTATGACGGCATGATCGCAAGCTGGTTCGCCTTTGCCGACCAGGGCAAGCTGTTCCCCGACACGCTGCCGCTGACCGCGAAGCTGGCGACCGAGCTGCGCTATGGCGAGAATCCGCACCAGCAGGCCGCGCTCTACCTGCCCGCCGGCCCCGCGTCGCGCGGGATCGCGCAGGCCGAACAGGTGCAGGGCAAGGAACTCAGCTACAATAATATCAACGACGCCGACGCCGCGCTCGAACTCGTCGCCGAATTCCGCGAGGCCGAACCGACCTGCGTCATCGTCAAGCACGCGAACCCCTGCGGCGTCGCGAGTGCCGCGACGATCGCAGAGGCCTATGACGCGGCGCTGAAGTGCGACGACGTCTCGGCGTTCGGCGGCATCATCGCGGTCAACCGGCCGCTCGACGGGCCGACGGCCGAGGCGATCAGCAGCATCTTCACCGAAGTCGTCTGCGCGCCCGACGCCGACGCCGACGCCCGCGCGGTGTTCGCAAAAAAGAAGAACCTGCGCCTGCTGCTGACCGGCGAACTGCCCGACCCGGCCCGCGGCGGACTGATGATGAAGACGATCGCCGGCGGCTGGCTCGCGCAGAGCCGCGACAATGGCCGCATCACGCGCGCCGACCTGAAGGTCGTTACCGACCGCGCCCCGACCGAGGAAGAACTGGCCGACGCGCTGTTCGCCTGGACGATCGCGAAGCATGTGAAGTCGAACGCGATCGTCTATGCCAAGGGCGGATCGACCGCCGGCATCGGCGCGGGGCAGATGAACCGCCGCGACAGCGCGCGCATCGCGGCGGTGAAGGCGCGCGAAGCCGCCGAATCGCACGGCTGGGCGCAGCCCCGCACCGTCGGCAGCGCGGTCGCGAGCGACGCCTTCTTTCCCTTCGCCGACGGGCTGCTTGCGGCGGTCGAGGCGGGCGCGACCTGCGTCATCCAACCCGGCGGCTCGATCCGCGACGACGAGGTGATCGCGGCGGCGAACGAAGCGGGGCTCGCGATGATCTTCACCGGGATGCGCCACTTCCGCCACTGA
- a CDS encoding BTAD domain-containing putative transcriptional regulator has translation MNSAFAKNERYAVAATPILRLLGDFAVEPAGLAPSGRKARALLARLVLADAPLARDRLSALLWSRRPDAQAHASLRQCLVELKPWTRASPPLLQAGRETVAIDHTQVADDISLLRAACAADDVAAVLTRLPAHDVRFLADLEGVDDAWDDWLMVERARQEEVIVREVLAMADRLLQRGHLEQALTVADRVTRFDPCSEHAARIVMHARWEAGDGDGLRHAWHRIEDALARGIDDRPSVETAELYRSLSERQCPPAPAIPAQRSAASAGGSPSLRSAIGLGAAALTLALVGADAPRTAAPAAMLAAPAVRVEPIEARGRDAIEDRFADALAGDFARLAKASGGVVRVLDSKAAGRGGDFVVRVAIERDGGEFVSEPRVVDPLNGSILWSSRLTAPVGDLSRLRERTALAVAGLVDCALTLNGRSQPLSTDADRRSLVFAICDAHIAYDGPRAIRLMEELVERWPGDADALGMLAQVRIKHLSHDGDPAALGAERSRAIDAAQRALAIDPGNAAALTALSQTGVSELFMVEALPLLDRALATDPEYPAALMSSAVGLFMAGYVRAGVDPAERAARGDPTSIYKALGVVRRYAAAGQMEEAMAQFAAAEAIWPGHPDLTEHRRRLAVELGRTNAAEAYRAATAEERRTFDMLLIRQFADPSAGSRAVEVAAEAEFAQNRSVAYAIAAHYARIGDMPKALSWLARAPVRNTDGQWSLLYWPSVAPLRRDPLFFRTLARIGLVDFWRRQDRWPDFCSEPGLRYDCRQEAGRLARLGRAISGGSGASR, from the coding sequence GTGAATTCTGCATTCGCAAAAAACGAGCGGTACGCCGTCGCCGCCACGCCGATATTGCGGCTCCTTGGCGATTTCGCGGTCGAGCCCGCCGGTCTGGCGCCTTCGGGCCGCAAGGCGCGCGCGCTTCTGGCCCGGCTCGTCCTTGCCGACGCACCGCTTGCGCGCGACCGGCTGAGCGCGCTTCTTTGGAGCCGCCGCCCCGATGCGCAGGCGCATGCCAGCCTGCGGCAATGTCTCGTCGAGCTTAAGCCATGGACGCGTGCATCGCCGCCGTTGCTGCAAGCCGGTCGCGAGACCGTCGCCATCGATCATACGCAAGTCGCAGACGACATTTCGCTGCTTCGCGCCGCGTGCGCGGCGGACGATGTCGCCGCGGTGCTGACGCGCCTGCCCGCGCACGACGTAAGGTTTCTTGCCGACCTCGAGGGCGTCGACGACGCCTGGGATGACTGGCTGATGGTCGAACGGGCGCGGCAGGAGGAGGTAATTGTTCGCGAGGTGCTCGCGATGGCCGACCGGCTGCTGCAAAGGGGCCACCTCGAGCAGGCGCTGACCGTCGCCGACCGGGTGACGCGATTCGACCCGTGCAGCGAGCATGCCGCGCGGATTGTCATGCACGCGCGCTGGGAGGCGGGAGATGGCGATGGCTTGCGCCATGCCTGGCATCGGATCGAGGATGCGTTGGCCCGCGGAATCGACGACAGGCCTTCGGTCGAAACGGCCGAGCTCTATCGGAGCCTGTCCGAACGACAATGCCCGCCGGCCCCGGCCATACCTGCGCAGCGCTCGGCGGCGAGCGCCGGGGGGAGCCCGTCGCTGCGCAGCGCGATCGGGCTCGGTGCGGCAGCATTGACGCTGGCGCTGGTCGGTGCCGACGCACCGCGCACTGCGGCGCCGGCGGCGATGCTTGCCGCGCCCGCGGTGCGCGTCGAGCCGATCGAGGCGCGCGGGCGCGACGCGATCGAGGACCGCTTTGCTGACGCGCTGGCAGGCGATTTCGCCCGTTTAGCCAAGGCATCGGGCGGAGTGGTCCGCGTCCTCGATAGCAAGGCGGCGGGACGCGGCGGCGATTTCGTCGTCCGCGTCGCGATCGAGCGCGACGGCGGCGAGTTCGTCAGCGAACCGCGTGTCGTGGATCCGCTGAACGGGTCGATTCTCTGGTCCAGCCGTCTGACAGCTCCGGTCGGCGATCTCAGCCGGCTGCGCGAGCGAACCGCCCTTGCCGTTGCCGGCCTCGTCGACTGCGCTTTGACGCTGAACGGCCGGAGCCAGCCGCTCTCCACCGATGCCGATCGCCGGTCGCTGGTCTTCGCGATCTGCGACGCACATATCGCCTATGACGGGCCGCGCGCGATCCGCTTGATGGAGGAACTCGTCGAGCGCTGGCCGGGGGACGCCGACGCACTCGGAATGCTGGCGCAGGTTCGCATCAAGCATCTCTCGCACGACGGGGATCCGGCGGCTTTGGGCGCGGAACGGTCGCGAGCGATCGATGCGGCGCAGCGCGCGCTGGCGATAGATCCGGGCAATGCGGCGGCGCTGACAGCGCTGTCGCAGACGGGTGTCAGCGAATTGTTCATGGTTGAGGCCTTGCCGCTCCTCGATCGTGCGCTTGCGACGGACCCTGAATATCCGGCGGCATTGATGAGCAGTGCGGTGGGGCTCTTCATGGCGGGATATGTCCGTGCCGGCGTGGATCCGGCGGAGCGCGCCGCACGGGGCGACCCGACCTCGATCTACAAGGCATTGGGTGTGGTGCGCCGCTATGCCGCGGCGGGGCAGATGGAGGAGGCAATGGCGCAGTTCGCGGCTGCGGAGGCGATCTGGCCGGGCCATCCCGACCTGACCGAACATCGCCGTCGCCTTGCGGTCGAACTCGGCAGGACTAACGCGGCCGAGGCGTATCGCGCGGCCACTGCGGAAGAGCGGCGCACATTCGACATGCTGCTCATTCGCCAATTTGCCGACCCATCGGCCGGATCGCGCGCGGTCGAAGTTGCCGCAGAAGCCGAATTCGCCCAGAACAGATCCGTCGCTTATGCGATCGCCGCGCATTATGCGCGGATCGGCGACATGCCAAAGGCACTTTCATGGCTGGCGCGCGCGCCGGTGCGCAATACCGATGGCCAATGGTCGCTGCTTTACTGGCCGTCGGTCGCCCCGCTCCGGCGCGATCCGTTGTTCTTCAGGACACTGGCGCGGATCGGACTCGTCGATTTCTGGCGGCGGCAAGATCGCTGGCCCGACTTTTGCAGCGAGCCCGGCCTGCGTTACGACTGCAGGCAGGAAGCCGGGCGACTGGCGCGCCTCGGGCGCGCGATCAGTGGCGGAAGTGGCGCATCCCGGTGA